In Vigna unguiculata cultivar IT97K-499-35 chromosome 3, ASM411807v1, whole genome shotgun sequence, a single genomic region encodes these proteins:
- the LOC114178724 gene encoding heterodimeric geranylgeranyl pyrophosphate synthase small subunit, chloroplastic has product MAPFAIATLATSHTCIIPKPSNLKVPIRCSATASSPSSISTRSKASDFDLRTYWASLMVQINQKLDEAIPVQFPSQIYEAMRYSVLAKGVKRAPPVMCISACELFGGSRLAAFPTACALEMVHAASLIHDDLPCMDDSPSRRGQPSNHTIYGVDMAILAGDALFPLGFRHIVSQTPSDLVPEPNLLRVIAEMARSVGSTGMAAGQFLDLEGGSNAVEFIQEKKFGEMGECSAVCGGLLAGAEDHEIERLRRYGRAVGLLYAVVDDILEDRLKSEGGVDRKNKGKSYAEVNGVEKAIEKAEELRETAKEELDGFEKYGERVFPLYSFVDYAFDRSFSVLDDASG; this is encoded by the exons ATGGCTCCTTTTGCAATTGCAACATTGGCCACTTCTCACACCTGCATCATCCCAAAGCCTTCGAATTTGAAGGTTCCAATTCGCTGCTCCGCGACtgcttcttctccttcttcgaTTTCCACTCGATCAAAAGCCTCTGACTTTGATTTGAGGACATATTGGGCTTCCCTAATGGTGCAGATCAATCAGAAGCTCGATGAAGCCATTCCAGTTCAGTTTCCTTCGCAGATATATGAAGCTATGAGGTATTCAGTCCTGGCCAAGGGTGTCAAGCGAGCCCCACCTGTTATGTGCATCTCTGCATGTGAACTCTTTGGGGGCAGCCGCCTTGCTGCCTTCCCTACTGCCTGCGCCCTTGAAATG GTTCATGCAGCTTCATTGATACATGATGATCTTCCCTGCATGGATGACTCCCCGTCACGCCGTGGGCAACCTTCAAACCATACCATCTATGGTGTTGACATGGCAATTCTTGCTGGTGATGCACTCTTTCCCCTTGGATTTCGCCACATTGTTTCACAGACTCCATCTGACCTTGTACCAGAGCCCAATCTCCTTCGTGTGATTGCTGAGATGGCTCGCTCTGTAGGCTCCACTGGTATGGCTGCAGGGCAGTTCCTGGACCTTGAAGGAGGATCCAATGCAGTTGAATTTATTCAAGAGAAAAAGTTTGGTGAAATGGGAGAGTGTTCTGCAGTGTGTGGAGGATTGTTGGCTGGAGCTGAAGATCATGAGATAGAGAGACTGAGGAGGTACGGGAGAGCTGTTGGGCTATTGTATGCAGTTGTGGATGATATTCTGGAAGATAGATTGAAATCTGAGGGAGGTGTTGACAGGAAAAACAAGGGCAAGAGTTATGCAGAGGTTAATGGAGTAGAAAAGGCAATAGAAAAAGCTGAAGAGCTCAGAGAAACGGCCAAGGAAGAATTGGATGGATTTGAGAAGTACGGGGAGCGAGTCTTTCCTCTCTACAGTTTTGTGGATTATGCATTTGATAGAAGCTTCAGTGTTCTTGATGATGCTAGTGGATAA